TTCAGTCAAAACAGCCAAGTTTATTGTCTTAACTGACAAAGATGAAAACTCTATATATGAAACAACGTTAACCCTACCAAATAAACCTGGAATTATTAGTTTTACACTCCCTAATACTGCCCCAGAACTAACAGTTGGTAAAACTTATCATTGGTATTTGACAGTTGTTTGCAACTCTCAAGATTCCAGTACAAATCCTTGGGTAGATGGTTGGGTAGAACGAACTGAAGCAGAAGCTTCATTGTCAGCCGCATTAGCTAAGGCGCAACCTCGGAAGTTACCTAGTATTTATGCAGATGCTGGGATTTGGTATGAAGCACTAGCTACTTCAGCACAATTACGCCGCACTGATCCGAAAAATTGGCGAGTCAGAATGGATTGGTGGACATTATTGAAATCAGTCAAGTTAACTGCACTGGCCTCTGAGCAATTTATTGATTGTTGTACAAGTGAAAAATGAGTAGCAAATAGAATTAAAAATACAAAAGGCAAAAGTAAAAACATTAACATCTTTTGCCTTTTTATTTTTTATTTTTTACTTTGAAAATCTATGATGTGGTCAAAACTTAAGTCGCAAATTTGGCAATGGCGGGGTGTTTTATTTGCTGTTCCTAGCGTGACAGCCTTAGTAATTGGATTGCGGTTAATGGGATGGTTGCAACTGTTGGAATTAGTTACATTAGATCATTTTTTTCAGATGCGTCTATCAGAACCAGTTGATAGCCGCATTGTAATAGTTGAAATTAATGAAGCAGATATTCGCCAGCAAACGCAGTGGCCGATGACAGATGCAGCTTTGGCTAGTGTATTAGAGCAAATTAAGCAACAAAAACCAAGGGCGATCGGTTTAGATATTTATCGTGATTTACCTGTTAATCCTGGGCATCAAGCTTTAGTTAAAGTCTTGGCTTCTACGCCTAACATTATTGGAGTACAGAAAGTCTCTGATACTATTGATAGTTCTGCTGTGAATGCGTCTCCAGTATTGAAGCAACGCAATCAAATTGGCTCAAATGATTTGCCTATAGATGGGGATGGCAGAATTAGAAGAGGATTACTCTACGTTAATTTAAAAAATGACGAAGTTCTCGAAAGCTTTGCTTTGAAATTGGCTTTACTGTATTTAAAATCAGAAGGGGTTACAGAGAAACCATCGGCAAATAACCCTAATTATTTGCAGCTAGGTAAAGGTATTTTCCCAATTTTTGAAGGTAATGATGGCGGCTATGTCAACGCTAACGCTGGTAGTTATCAAATATTGATCAATTACCGAGGACGAATACAACAGTTTACAAAAATCTCTTTGAAACAACTCCAAGAAAATCGCATTCCGCCAGACTTGATGCGCGACAAGGTGGTACTAATTGGGGCAACGGCGGAAAGTTTAAAAGATTTATTTTATACGCCTTATACTAGTTTCTTTGCTGGCTCCGAACGTATGGCTGGTGTAACTATTCATGCAAATTTGGTTAGTCAAATTTTGAGTGCAGCTATAGATAATCGTCAACAGATCCACAGTTTACCTGACTATTTAGAATATCTGTGGATTTTGAGTTGGTCGATCGCCGGCGCAACTTTATGCTGGATACAACGCCACAGCATTCATCAAAAAATCCGCTTGCCGATTAATGTGGTGTTAACGAGTGGTACTTTAGTTGGCAGTAGTTTTGTCGCTTTTTTAGCTGGTTGGTGGATTCCAGTTGTCCCGTCATTTTTGGCTTTAGCAGGTTCAGCGATCGCAGTTACCCAATACATTGCGGAAAGCGCGACAGGTATGCGGAAAACTTTTGGCCGCTATCTCACAGATGAGGTAGTTGCTAATTTACTTGAAAATCCTACTGGTTTAAAAATCGGTGGCGATCGCCGCAAAGTCACGCTGCTATTTTCTGATTTACGTGGTTTCTCGGCGATGTCGGAACAATTGTCACCAGAACAAGTTGTGACAATTCTTAATTTTTACCTAGGAACGATGACTGAGGTAATTAATCAGTACAAAGGTACGATTAATGAGTTTATGGGTGACGGTATCTTTGTCATCTTCGGTGCGCCGATTCATCGTCCTGATGATTCCGAAAGAGCGATCGCTTGTGCTGTGGCTATGCAATTAGCGATGCAGCAAGTTAATGAACACAATAAAAAAATTAATCTTCCTATCCTAGAAATGGGAATTGGAATTAATACAGGTGAGGTGGTTGCGGGAAATATTGGTTCCCAAAAACGCGCTCAATATACAGTGATTGGTAGCCATGTTAACTTGGCTTCCCGTGTAGAAACTTATACAGTCGGTGGACAAGTGTTAATTTCGGAAAATACCCTCCAAGATGCTCACATCAAACTGCATATTGGCAGTCAAATGCAAATCCAGCCAAAAGGCATCAGAGAACCGATTACTATTTACGAAGTTTGCGGCGTTGGTGGTCAATATAACTTGTTCTTACCTAATGATGATGTCGGAATGGTGACACCCAATCAGCCGATTTTAATAGAGTATACAGTTTTACAGGGTAAACAAGCAGTTGGCACAGTCTTTCAAGGTGAATTGATTAGCCTTTCGGAAAAAGTTGCCCAAATGCGATCGCTAAATTCCTTAGA
This window of the Nostoc sp. HK-01 genome carries:
- a CDS encoding adenylate/guanylate cyclase with Chase sensor produces the protein MMWSKLKSQIWQWRGVLFAVPSVTALVIGLRLMGWLQLLELVTLDHFFQMRLSEPVDSRIVIVEINEADIRQQTQWPMTDAALASVLEQIKQQKPRAIGLDIYRDLPVNPGHQALVKVLASTPNIIGVQKVSDTIDSSAVNASPVLKQRNQIGSNDLPIDGDGRIRRGLLYVNLKNDEVLESFALKLALLYLKSEGVTEKPSANNPNYLQLGKGIFPIFEGNDGGYVNANAGSYQILINYRGRIQQFTKISLKQLQENRIPPDLMRDKVVLIGATAESLKDLFYTPYTSFFAGSERMAGVTIHANLVSQILSAAIDNRQQIHSLPDYLEYLWILSWSIAGATLCWIQRHSIHQKIRLPINVVLTSGTLVGSSFVAFLAGWWIPVVPSFLALAGSAIAVTQYIAESATGMRKTFGRYLTDEVVANLLENPTGLKIGGDRRKVTLLFSDLRGFSAMSEQLSPEQVVTILNFYLGTMTEVINQYKGTINEFMGDGIFVIFGAPIHRPDDSERAIACAVAMQLAMQQVNEHNKKINLPILEMGIGINTGEVVAGNIGSQKRAQYTVIGSHVNLASRVETYTVGGQVLISENTLQDAHIKLHIGSQMQIQPKGIREPITIYEVCGVGGQYNLFLPNDDVGMVTPNQPILIEYTVLQGKQAVGTVFQGELISLSEKVAQMRSLNSLEILNNLKLKLLNTELSTEEFIYAKVMKKSDVDEHTVTIRFTSVPPKAIAILESIVNSQKFHNS